The genomic window TACCGGCACTGGAAACGGTGTTTATAAAGGCTTGAGCCGTATGAAGGGAAACTTTCACGTACGGTTCTTAGGGGGCTTGGGGCTGGTAACAGCTCCGGGCTACCCGACGATTGCACAAAAAGCCAACCATATACTCACGCCCGACATGATAGATGGCAACATCATTCTTTCGGCGCACATAATTTATGATGAGAATATGGACGGTTATGTTGCAACAAGAAACACATACAAATTCAGAGGCGATTTGGCAAAAGCCGGGTTTACCTGGGTACAAACAAAGAAAGTCTGGTTTAAACCAATAACTATAAATTGAAAGGAGAATGATGGCAGAAACCATTAAAGCAATACGCGAGATGGAAGAGGACTTTGGCCAACCGCCGATGGACCTCGCAGACGTTAATATTGAAGATTATTACGATTGGTTGATTTCCGGATATGGATTACATAACCATCATGCGGAAACACCAGACTTTTAATGATCATAAACAAACAAAGGAGAACAAACTGATGAAAAGAATAAGAATTTTTACACTCATTTTGGTAGTCTTTGCATTCATCCTTTCGGGATGCACTGCAATGACAACCGCCATTAAACACAGGGATTTAGCCATAAATTCAAAGATGTCTGACACCATATTTTTAGACCCTGTTGCTCCGGATCTTAGAACAGTCCTGGTACAGGTAAAAAATACTTCAGGCAAAAGCATAGACATCGCAACAAAAATTACCAATGTTTTAACCACAAGAGGTTATTTTATAGTAAGTGATCCTCAAAAGGCCCATTACTGGTTACAGGTCAATGTCCTGTATGCTGGCAAAGCAGAGCCGCAGACAATACAGTCCATGCTCGCACAAGGTTATGGAAGCGGGTTGGGTGTCTTAACTGGTGGTCTTGCAGGTGCCGGGATTGGTCACAGTATGAGTGATTCCGGTCAGGGTTATATGGTGGGCGGTGCTATTGGCATGCTTGCTGGTGGCCTGGCCAATACTGTGGTAAATGCTATGGTTACTAGTGTAACATACTCGGTAATAACAGATGTTCTGATTTCCGAGAAATCCGACATCGCTGTTGAGCAGCAGATCAACTCCGACCTTTCGCAAGGATCGGAAACAAAGATCAAGCAAGTGGTCAAGTCAACGAGCAATCTAAAACGTTATAGGACAAGGATTGCTTCGACAGCAAATCAGGTAAACCTCGAATTTGAGGATGCTATACCTATTTTGGAAGCATCACTTAGCGAACAAATTGCCGGGATCATGTAAGAACAAAATCAAGCATAAGGACAAATGGGAGAGTAACAATCAAGCACAAGAGATTGTCTCTCTCTTTTGTTTTTAATGAATAAAGGTGAGACTATGGGAAATAATACAAATAAAATAAGAGTCGAAGATTCTATTTTTGAATCTATAGGCAGGGAAACAGGTCGATTGGTTACCGAAAAGAA from Syntrophales bacterium includes these protein-coding regions:
- a CDS encoding complement resistance protein TraT, which translates into the protein MKRIRIFTLILVVFAFILSGCTAMTTAIKHRDLAINSKMSDTIFLDPVAPDLRTVLVQVKNTSGKSIDIATKITNVLTTRGYFIVSDPQKAHYWLQVNVLYAGKAEPQTIQSMLAQGYGSGLGVLTGGLAGAGIGHSMSDSGQGYMVGGAIGMLAGGLANTVVNAMVTSVTYSVITDVLISEKSDIAVEQQINSDLSQGSETKIKQVVKSTSNLKRYRTRIASTANQVNLEFEDAIPILEASLSEQIAGIM